In a single window of the Euzebyales bacterium genome:
- a CDS encoding maleylpyruvate isomerase family mycothiol-dependent enzyme, producing MTTSVKRRREELCDLLAGLTIEQWTAETLCAGWDAGDIAAHLIVREREPWTGPGLFLGGPFGDLTDRRRNAWKAQGRERLIAALRAGPPRLMSVGPIAGTQVIEDWIHEQDVRRGGAGLATPTPDVQLQKMLWKAATRYAARTLSLDGNVVVELTDGTRGHRLQSRRFVPFATPTDAQPDVTVAGRPSELLLYAAGREGADVAITGEDDAVGLLAATARTV from the coding sequence ATGACCACGTCGGTCAAGCGTCGGCGCGAGGAACTGTGCGACCTGCTCGCCGGACTGACCATCGAGCAGTGGACGGCCGAGACGTTGTGCGCAGGCTGGGACGCCGGCGACATCGCCGCCCACCTGATCGTGCGGGAGCGTGAGCCGTGGACGGGGCCGGGACTGTTCCTCGGTGGGCCATTCGGTGACCTCACGGACCGCCGTCGCAACGCCTGGAAGGCGCAGGGCCGCGAACGACTGATCGCGGCGCTCCGCGCCGGACCGCCCCGCCTGATGAGCGTCGGCCCGATCGCCGGTACACAGGTCATCGAGGACTGGATCCATGAGCAGGACGTGCGCCGCGGGGGCGCCGGCCTGGCGACACCGACGCCGGATGTCCAACTCCAGAAGATGCTGTGGAAGGCGGCCACACGCTACGCGGCGCGGACCCTGTCACTCGACGGCAACGTGGTTGTCGAGTTGACGGACGGGACGCGCGGCCATCGGTTGCAGAGTCGGCGGTTCGTGCCGTTCGCGACGCCGACGGACGCGCAGCCCGACGTCACGGTCGCCGGCCGCCCGTCCGAGCTGTTGCTCTACGCGGCCGGCCGCGAAGGGGCCGACGTGGCCATCACAGGCGAGGACGACGCTGTGGGGCTGCTCGCGGCGACCGCGCGGACCGTGTGA
- a CDS encoding HAD-IA family hydrolase produces MPQRPLVIAFDVNETLFSLDAVGAALDDVGAPDGTLQRWFGQVLTDGFALTCAGDFVGFRDLALNVLARMLGDGSTARAVLDAFARLDPHADVAPALERLHEEGVPAVTLTNGHADMTRHLLERAGLRHLVAACHDVGEVARWKPAALPYEHCAQRNDVTPERMAMVAVHSWDIHGARRAGLVTGYASRHEGGAAAHFALADVSAEDLVGVIDGLLALPER; encoded by the coding sequence ATGCCGCAACGCCCACTCGTCATCGCGTTCGACGTCAACGAAACGCTGTTCTCGCTCGACGCCGTGGGCGCGGCGCTCGACGACGTCGGCGCCCCGGACGGCACGCTCCAGCGGTGGTTCGGACAGGTGCTCACCGACGGGTTCGCGCTGACGTGCGCCGGCGATTTCGTGGGCTTCCGTGACCTCGCCCTCAACGTCCTTGCGCGGATGCTCGGCGACGGGTCGACCGCTCGCGCGGTGCTCGATGCGTTCGCACGCCTCGATCCGCACGCCGATGTGGCGCCCGCGCTCGAACGCCTGCACGAGGAGGGTGTTCCCGCGGTCACGCTGACCAACGGTCACGCCGACATGACCCGGCATCTGCTCGAGCGGGCAGGGCTGCGCCACCTCGTCGCCGCATGCCACGACGTGGGCGAGGTCGCACGCTGGAAGCCCGCCGCGCTGCCGTACGAGCACTGCGCCCAGCGCAACGACGTGACGCCGGAGCGGATGGCGATGGTCGCCGTGCACTCGTGGGACATCCATGGCGCCCGGCGGGCCGGACTGGTCACCGGATACGCCAGTCGCCACGAGGGCGGCGCCGCGGCGCACTTCGCCCTCGCGGACGTGTCGGCTGAGGATCTCGTTGGCGTGATCGACGGGCTGCTGGCGCTGCCGGAGCGCTGA
- a CDS encoding sigma-70 family RNA polymerase sigma factor: MTDERFAEVFRRRYPELVRLAARITGGTSEAEDVAQEALTRLSTHVVLDRPDSEIAAWLRRVTVNTSFNRLRSRRRGDDRARRSAAADQPLHVVDAGGPPLAQVVRAEERALVRLALAELPERQRACLLLRHSGYRYAEIAETVGIAPGSVGVLLARGERAFRRHYEELAS, encoded by the coding sequence GTGACCGACGAACGCTTCGCGGAGGTCTTCAGGCGCCGCTACCCGGAGCTGGTGCGGCTCGCTGCGCGCATCACGGGAGGCACGTCGGAGGCCGAGGACGTGGCCCAGGAGGCGCTGACGCGCCTGTCGACACACGTCGTGCTCGACCGCCCTGACAGCGAGATCGCCGCGTGGCTGCGCAGGGTGACGGTCAACACGAGCTTCAACCGGTTGCGCAGTCGACGGCGCGGCGATGACCGTGCGCGCCGCTCCGCGGCTGCCGATCAGCCGCTGCACGTCGTCGACGCCGGTGGACCGCCGCTCGCGCAGGTCGTCCGCGCTGAGGAGCGTGCGCTGGTGCGCCTCGCGCTGGCCGAGCTACCCGAGCGCCAACGCGCCTGTCTGCTGCTGCGCCACAGCGGGTACCGGTACGCCGAGATCGCCGAGACCGTCGGGATCGCTCCCGGTTCGGTCGGTGTCCTGCTCGCCCGCGGCGAGCGGGCGTTCCGCCGCCACTACGAGGAGCTCGCATCATGA
- a CDS encoding TetR family transcriptional regulator codes for MRSASGSDDDRSTRAKIRDAAITRFAVDGIADTTVRGIAAEAGVSAGLVIHHFGTMDGLRHACDEYVAGIIRTNKHEAMAQGPALDVAAAMRRARQDIPLNRYLARSLADGSPAVAELVDDLVSDAVDYMAEGVRAGSLRPTDYPYERAAVLTIWTLGALVLHEHLERLLGVDLTADPPEIADSTAFASYVGPILEMFTDGLVTDQVAKAMRDAFVEAAEPKEGVT; via the coding sequence ATGCGTTCAGCAAGTGGTTCGGACGATGATCGGTCAACGCGAGCGAAGATCCGCGACGCGGCGATCACGCGCTTCGCCGTCGACGGGATCGCCGACACGACCGTGCGTGGGATCGCCGCGGAGGCGGGCGTGTCCGCCGGCCTCGTCATCCATCACTTCGGCACCATGGACGGGCTGCGGCACGCGTGCGACGAGTACGTGGCCGGGATCATCCGGACGAACAAGCATGAGGCGATGGCGCAGGGCCCCGCGCTCGACGTCGCGGCCGCCATGCGACGTGCGCGCCAGGACATCCCGCTCAACCGGTACCTGGCGCGGTCGCTGGCGGACGGATCACCGGCCGTGGCGGAGTTGGTCGACGACCTCGTGTCCGACGCGGTCGACTACATGGCCGAGGGGGTTCGTGCCGGCTCACTCCGGCCGACCGACTATCCCTACGAGCGGGCGGCGGTGCTCACGATCTGGACGCTGGGCGCCCTCGTGCTCCACGAGCACCTCGAGCGGTTGCTGGGCGTCGATCTGACCGCGGATCCGCCCGAGATTGCGGACTCGACGGCGTTCGCGTCGTACGTCGGTCCGATCCTCGAGATGTTCACCGACGGTCTCGTGACCGACCAGGTCGCCAAGGCGATGCGCGACGCGTTCGTCGAAGCGGCGGAACCGAAGGAGGGTGTCACGTGA
- a CDS encoding DUF6458 family protein, whose amino-acid sequence MGIGSSIALIAIGAILAFALDFAVAGVDIQVIGYILMIAGLLGLIFTALIFGRRDSRTVVRDAPRRREVVREREIDR is encoded by the coding sequence ATGGGTATCGGATCAAGCATCGCCCTCATCGCGATCGGCGCGATCCTCGCCTTCGCGCTGGACTTCGCTGTCGCCGGGGTCGACATCCAGGTCATCGGCTACATCCTGATGATCGCCGGGCTGCTGGGCCTGATCTTCACCGCGCTGATCTTCGGGCGCCGCGACAGCCGCACGGTCGTGCGCGACGCACCGCGGCGGCGCGAGGTCGTGCGCGAGCGCGAGATCGACCGGTAG
- a CDS encoding ABC transporter permease subunit, with protein sequence MSGLSVPTALPVTRVSMREAVSRRLVLIGVLLSMAFLALYAFGFAALYDSVAAEAGSDARTDVAFAATIITVLGLFIVRFLAALLAIFLSSSAIATEIDSGLLHAVLARPLSRTSWLAQRWLAFALVTVGYVLLMTTALLAIANGVAGYVPLDVGRAMAVLSLELAVLLSVGLLASTTWSAVTSGVVTFCLFGVAWLAGIIELIGEQVRNQAMQLAGVVTSLVMPSDALWRGASFYLQSPAVAIMGRQSGGGNPFAGTAPPTTTLVVWSIGYAVVLLALAAWRLGRRDL encoded by the coding sequence ATGAGCGGGCTGTCCGTGCCCACGGCACTGCCGGTCACCCGCGTGAGCATGCGCGAGGCCGTCAGCCGCAGGCTCGTGCTGATCGGCGTGCTGCTGAGCATGGCGTTCCTCGCGCTGTACGCGTTCGGGTTCGCCGCCCTGTACGACTCCGTTGCCGCCGAGGCGGGATCTGACGCCCGCACCGACGTGGCGTTCGCCGCGACCATCATCACGGTGCTCGGCCTGTTCATCGTCCGGTTCCTGGCCGCGTTGCTGGCCATCTTCCTGTCGAGCAGCGCGATCGCGACCGAGATCGACTCCGGTCTGCTGCACGCCGTGCTGGCACGGCCGCTGTCGCGCACGTCGTGGCTGGCCCAGCGGTGGCTGGCCTTCGCGCTGGTGACGGTCGGCTACGTGCTGCTCATGACCACGGCGCTGCTCGCGATCGCCAACGGCGTCGCGGGCTACGTCCCACTCGATGTCGGTCGGGCGATGGCGGTGCTGTCGCTGGAGCTGGCCGTCCTGCTCTCGGTCGGGCTGCTGGCCAGCACCACGTGGTCGGCGGTCACCAGCGGCGTCGTCACCTTCTGCCTGTTCGGTGTGGCGTGGCTCGCCGGGATCATCGAGCTGATCGGCGAGCAGGTGCGCAACCAGGCGATGCAGCTGGCCGGAGTCGTGACCAGCCTGGTGATGCCCAGCGACGCGCTGTGGCGCGGCGCGTCGTTCTACCTGCAGTCACCGGCCGTCGCGATCATGGGGCGCCAGTCCGGCGGGGGCAACCCGTTCGCGGGGACCGCGCCACCTACGACCACGCTGGTCGTGTGGTCCATCGGCTACGCGGTCGTGCTGCTCGCGCTGGCCGCCTGGCGTCTTGGCCGCCGCGACCTGTGA
- a CDS encoding ABC transporter permease subunit — protein MTAHTAAPATVTRWVMTDQRRSLLLWGLAVCAIATMYISFYPLMGVEDMAAMVDQLPEAVINAFGYDDIASPAGYISSSVYGLLGPILLSVFAIATGTRLVAGQEEDGTLELELTAPVGRVQVLLERLAALWLNLIVLVGVLMITTMALVVALDLEVALDNIVAASLGLLLLITGFGTVGLAVGAITGRRALGLGAAAAFAVGAYMLDAIGPTVDLEWMTTASPYSWYIADRPLATGFDWPGLALLAAVPLVAAAVAVIGFNRRDLMT, from the coding sequence ATGACGGCCCACACCGCTGCGCCCGCGACGGTCACGCGCTGGGTGATGACCGACCAGCGCCGGTCCCTGCTGCTGTGGGGCCTCGCCGTGTGCGCGATCGCGACGATGTACATCAGCTTCTATCCGCTGATGGGCGTCGAGGACATGGCGGCGATGGTCGACCAACTGCCCGAGGCGGTGATCAACGCCTTCGGCTACGACGACATCGCCTCGCCGGCCGGCTACATCTCCTCGTCGGTGTACGGGTTGCTGGGTCCGATCCTGCTCTCGGTCTTCGCCATCGCCACCGGTACGCGCCTGGTCGCCGGCCAGGAGGAGGACGGTACGCTCGAGCTCGAGCTGACCGCGCCGGTCGGTCGTGTGCAGGTTCTGCTGGAGCGTCTCGCCGCCCTGTGGCTCAACCTGATCGTGCTCGTCGGCGTGCTGATGATCACGACGATGGCGCTGGTCGTCGCACTCGACCTCGAGGTGGCGCTCGACAACATCGTCGCGGCGTCGCTCGGCCTGCTGCTGCTGATCACCGGTTTCGGCACGGTCGGTCTGGCCGTCGGCGCGATCACCGGACGTCGCGCGCTGGGTCTCGGCGCGGCCGCCGCGTTCGCGGTGGGCGCGTACATGCTCGACGCGATCGGGCCGACCGTGGACCTCGAGTGGATGACGACCGCATCGCCCTACTCGTGGTACATCGCGGATCGCCCGCTGGCCACGGGCTTCGACTGGCCGGGCCTGGCGCTGCTGGCCGCGGTCCCGCTGGTCGCGGCCGCGGTCGCGGTCATTGGCTTCAACCGACGTGATCTGATGACCTGA
- a CDS encoding ABC transporter ATP-binding protein translates to MSEIVIRTEGLVKDYGSVRALAGLDLEVRRGEIFGFLGPNGAGKSTTIRVLLDLLRPTAGRAEVLGTTPAEGGPALRARIGYLPGELAMSGKRTAGDLLRHLALLRGGAGTDGIATLADRLGLELDRPIRGLSKGNKQKVGVVQAFMHRPEMLILDEPTSGLDPLLQREVLDLMLEARDAGATVFMSSHVLSEIEDVAGRVAIIRDGVIVDTDDVRTLRHRAGQQIELTFAEAVDVDRFRDLPGVHDVEVADTKVRCLLRGEPDALLKAAAAHRVVAWSAQDRELEDLFLDFYRAPTGARRTPEVSNR, encoded by the coding sequence ATGAGCGAAATCGTCATCCGCACCGAGGGACTGGTGAAGGACTACGGATCGGTGCGCGCACTCGCCGGCCTCGACCTGGAGGTCCGGCGGGGCGAGATCTTCGGGTTCCTCGGACCCAACGGCGCCGGGAAGTCGACGACGATCCGTGTGCTGCTGGACCTGCTGCGACCCACGGCCGGTCGCGCGGAGGTGCTGGGAACGACGCCGGCCGAGGGCGGGCCGGCACTGCGCGCGCGCATCGGCTACCTGCCCGGGGAGCTGGCGATGTCCGGCAAGCGGACCGCCGGAGACCTGCTGCGCCATCTGGCGCTGCTGCGCGGTGGTGCCGGCACCGACGGCATCGCGACACTGGCGGACCGGCTGGGGTTGGAGCTGGATCGACCCATCCGCGGGTTGTCGAAGGGCAACAAGCAGAAGGTCGGCGTGGTCCAGGCGTTCATGCACCGCCCCGAGATGCTGATCCTGGACGAGCCCACGAGTGGACTCGACCCGCTGCTGCAGCGCGAGGTGCTCGACCTGATGCTCGAGGCACGTGACGCCGGCGCGACGGTGTTCATGTCCTCGCACGTGCTGAGCGAGATCGAAGATGTCGCTGGCCGCGTCGCGATCATCCGTGACGGCGTCATCGTCGACACCGACGATGTGCGCACGCTGCGACACCGCGCGGGTCAGCAGATCGAGCTGACGTTCGCGGAGGCCGTCGACGTCGACCGCTTCCGTGACCTGCCAGGGGTCCACGATGTGGAGGTCGCCGACACGAAGGTGCGCTGCCTGCTCCGGGGCGAACCCGACGCCCTGCTCAAGGCCGCCGCCGCGCATCGCGTCGTGGCGTGGTCCGCGCAGGACCGCGAGCTGGAGGACCTGTTCCTCGACTTCTACCGCGCGCCCACCGGAGCGCGCCGCACCCCGGAGGTGAGCAACCGATGA
- a CDS encoding ABC transporter ATP-binding protein: MASGDVPVRARALHKRYGRHVALTGLDLDVGPGQVVGLLGPNGAGKTTTVKILTGLVRATGGSAELFGVPVGTPAARHRLGYLPEHFRFPEWLTGLELLRYHARLAGRDPRRERARLDGLLELVGLDGRGDERIRGYSKGMTQRLGLAQALVGEPDLVLLDEPTSALDPLGRREIRELIRRLARDGVAVLLNSHLLSEVELVCDHVVVIDKGMVLRSGTLDEVRSTTLEVRIRLDHVDDAVRAVVSAHGRIVAGDDHEILLDAADADAVPQLAAELVAAGAQIRALVPLRRSLEDAFVGLVRGDRT; the protein is encoded by the coding sequence ATGGCATCCGGTGACGTCCCGGTCCGCGCGCGGGCCCTGCACAAGCGGTACGGGCGTCACGTCGCGCTGACCGGCCTGGACCTCGATGTCGGGCCGGGCCAGGTCGTCGGGCTGCTGGGTCCCAACGGTGCGGGCAAGACGACGACCGTCAAGATCCTGACCGGGCTCGTGCGGGCCACGGGTGGGAGCGCCGAGCTGTTCGGGGTGCCGGTCGGCACGCCGGCCGCGCGGCACCGGCTGGGGTACCTGCCCGAGCACTTTCGCTTCCCGGAGTGGTTGACCGGCCTCGAACTGCTGCGCTACCACGCCCGGCTGGCGGGACGCGATCCCCGCCGCGAGCGCGCGCGCCTCGACGGGTTGCTCGAGCTCGTCGGCCTCGACGGCCGCGGCGACGAGCGCATCCGCGGCTATTCGAAAGGCATGACCCAGCGCCTGGGCCTCGCGCAGGCGCTGGTCGGCGAGCCCGATCTCGTGCTGCTCGACGAACCGACGTCGGCCTTGGATCCGTTGGGACGCCGCGAGATTCGGGAGCTGATCAGACGCCTCGCGCGCGACGGCGTCGCCGTGCTGCTCAACTCGCACCTGCTCAGCGAGGTCGAGCTGGTGTGTGACCACGTCGTGGTGATCGACAAGGGCATGGTCCTGCGCAGCGGGACCCTCGACGAGGTGCGCAGCACCACGCTGGAGGTCCGCATCCGGCTCGACCACGTCGACGACGCGGTCCGCGCCGTCGTCAGCGCCCACGGACGCATCGTCGCCGGCGACGACCACGAGATCCTGCTCGACGCGGCGGACGCCGATGCCGTGCCCCAGCTGGCGGCGGAGCTGGTCGCCGCCGGGGCGCAGATCCGCGCGCTCGTGCCGTTGCGGCGGTCGTTGGAGGACGCGTTCGTCGGCCTCGTCCGGGGGGACCGGACATGA
- a CDS encoding O-methyltransferase: MGLSDDGGPADGRLFTAVDAYLEDLFADGDPILERALRRADEEGLPPIAVSPAHGRLLHVLALARGARSILEIGTLGGYSAIWMARALPPDGRLVSLELDATHAQVARDAVADAGLADRVEVRVGAAVDTLADLAAEGAGPFDMVFIDADKQPYAQYLRAALLLSAPGTLIVADNVVRGGSVAHGPSDDDAVAGVQRFNAELAREPQVAAAFVQLVGVKGHDGMALAVVR; encoded by the coding sequence GTGGGTCTCTCCGACGACGGAGGCCCGGCCGACGGGCGCCTGTTCACCGCGGTCGACGCCTACCTGGAGGACCTGTTCGCCGACGGCGATCCGATCCTCGAGCGCGCCCTACGGCGCGCCGACGAGGAAGGACTGCCGCCGATCGCCGTGTCCCCGGCGCACGGCCGGCTGCTGCACGTGCTCGCACTCGCGCGCGGGGCCCGGTCCATCCTGGAGATCGGCACGCTCGGCGGGTACAGCGCCATCTGGATGGCGCGCGCCCTCCCGCCTGACGGCCGACTGGTGTCCCTCGAACTGGATGCGACGCACGCACAGGTCGCACGGGACGCGGTCGCGGACGCTGGCCTCGCCGATCGCGTCGAGGTCCGCGTGGGCGCAGCCGTCGACACGCTGGCGGACCTCGCGGCCGAGGGCGCCGGCCCCTTCGACATGGTCTTCATCGACGCCGACAAGCAGCCGTACGCGCAGTACCTGAGGGCGGCCCTGCTGCTCTCCGCTCCCGGCACGTTGATCGTCGCCGACAACGTCGTACGCGGCGGCAGCGTCGCGCACGGCCCCAGCGACGATGACGCGGTCGCGGGTGTGCAGCGGTTCAACGCCGAGCTCGCCCGCGAGCCACAGGTCGCCGCCGCGTTCGTGCAGTTGGTCGGCGTCAAGGGCCACGACGGCATGGCGCTCGCCGTCGTCCGCTGA
- a CDS encoding ABC transporter ATP-binding protein: MPSTFLPADVAAIDITALGKTFRRRDRRTLRSSRRVVALDDITLTVRRGETVAVLGQNGSGKSTLVRVLSTLLLPDRGRASVFGHDVVADAGAVRRLVNRVSVEASFFKKMSAVENLSYAARFHGLTPGATRTAIPDLLNGIGFPRDRRSEPMENLSRGMQQKVALARALLTSPNLLLLDEPTTGLDPRSKQEVQGFIRDMRTRHDVTTLLCTHDLDEAEDLADRVGVLDRGRLIALDAVDALRRRYEAGSLTDVFFAATGRALDDEPDDRKVLA, translated from the coding sequence ATGCCGTCCACATTCCTGCCTGCCGACGTCGCGGCCATCGACATCACCGCGCTCGGCAAGACCTTCCGTCGCCGTGACCGCCGCACGCTGCGCTCCTCGCGCCGTGTCGTCGCGCTCGACGACATCACGCTCACCGTCCGCCGGGGCGAGACCGTCGCCGTGCTCGGCCAGAACGGATCCGGCAAGTCGACCCTCGTCCGGGTGCTGTCGACGCTACTCCTGCCCGACCGCGGCCGCGCCTCGGTGTTCGGGCACGACGTCGTCGCCGATGCCGGCGCCGTGCGCCGCCTGGTCAACCGCGTCTCGGTCGAGGCGTCGTTCTTCAAGAAGATGTCGGCCGTCGAGAACCTCAGCTATGCCGCGCGGTTCCACGGGCTGACACCCGGCGCGACGCGTACCGCGATCCCCGACCTGTTGAACGGCATCGGCTTTCCGCGGGACCGCCGGAGCGAGCCGATGGAGAACCTGTCCCGCGGGATGCAGCAGAAGGTCGCCCTGGCGCGGGCACTGCTCACGTCGCCGAACCTGCTGCTGCTCGACGAGCCCACCACCGGGCTGGACCCCCGCTCCAAACAGGAGGTCCAGGGCTTCATCCGCGACATGCGAACGCGCCACGACGTCACGACGCTGCTGTGCACGCACGATCTGGACGAGGCCGAGGACCTCGCCGATCGTGTCGGCGTGCTCGACCGCGGACGTCTCATCGCACTGGACGCCGTGGACGCGCTGCGTCGGCGGTACGAGGCCGGCTCGCTGACCGACGTGTTCTTCGCCGCCACTGGGCGTGCGTTGGACGACGAGCCCGACGACCGGAAGGTGCTCGCATGA
- a CDS encoding ABC transporter permease: MTTPRRTARPSRGAGWSLRDELVGLSGIVERNFYLVKRYVWWDLAFFVWTVANTLTVVFIARGVEATGGSLDVNRTAAFLLIGGVVWAYLGIIFEIITETVAWERWEGTIEYTFMAPLSRPVHLMGMGVFAILYGLARATLLFAVCALFFDLALPDADYAAALLVIAVASVSFVGIGMMTAVLPLISPEKGTQLGFVGQGILLVVSGVYAPVEVLPGWMQAIATVSPATYALDGIRGTILSGESIATMGDELLPLALIGVAAIPLGLTVFRAGERYAKRHGKLKRSG, translated from the coding sequence ATGACCACGCCTCGTCGGACGGCGCGGCCATCCCGCGGAGCGGGCTGGTCGTTGCGCGACGAACTGGTCGGACTGTCCGGGATCGTCGAGCGCAACTTCTACCTGGTCAAGCGCTACGTCTGGTGGGATCTGGCGTTCTTCGTGTGGACCGTCGCCAACACCCTGACCGTCGTGTTCATCGCTCGCGGCGTCGAAGCCACCGGCGGCTCGCTCGACGTCAACCGCACGGCCGCGTTCCTGCTGATCGGCGGCGTCGTCTGGGCCTACCTCGGGATCATCTTCGAGATCATCACCGAGACAGTCGCCTGGGAGCGCTGGGAGGGGACGATCGAGTACACCTTCATGGCGCCGCTGTCGCGGCCCGTCCATCTGATGGGCATGGGCGTGTTCGCGATCCTCTACGGGTTGGCGCGTGCCACCCTGCTGTTCGCGGTGTGCGCGCTGTTCTTCGATCTGGCGCTCCCGGACGCCGACTACGCCGCGGCGCTGCTGGTCATTGCCGTGGCGTCGGTGTCGTTCGTCGGCATCGGGATGATGACAGCCGTGCTGCCGTTGATCTCACCTGAGAAGGGCACGCAGCTGGGCTTCGTCGGGCAGGGCATCCTGCTGGTCGTGTCGGGCGTGTACGCGCCCGTCGAGGTGCTGCCCGGATGGATGCAGGCGATCGCGACGGTGTCGCCTGCGACCTACGCGCTCGACGGCATCCGCGGAACGATCCTGTCAGGCGAGAGCATCGCGACGATGGGTGATGAGCTGCTCCCGCTGGCGCTCATCGGCGTTGCGGCCATCCCGCTCGGTCTGACCGTCTTCCGTGCCGGAGAGCGGTACGCGAAACGTCATGGCAAGCTCAAGCGCAGTGGCTGA
- a CDS encoding GNAT family N-acetyltransferase, with amino-acid sequence MTASGPSSTDARPRELGIRRAGRGDVHDIAQLWERADLPPSRRGFRNEIARLRRRDPELILIALWDAQLVGAIAGSYDGRTAVLSRLAVDDRMRRRGIGRHLVAALRDQLAALGAQDDELVVLDGGERADAFWRALGFERGDPSAYVVRDKNQPVTRSARSPRAAPQRRPRL; translated from the coding sequence ATGACAGCATCAGGACCTTCATCCACCGATGCGCGACCTCGTGAACTGGGCATCCGCAGGGCCGGTCGCGGTGATGTCCACGACATCGCGCAACTCTGGGAGCGAGCCGACCTACCCCCGTCGCGCCGCGGGTTCCGCAACGAGATCGCGCGCCTGCGGCGCCGGGATCCCGAGCTGATCCTCATCGCCCTGTGGGATGCGCAACTGGTCGGCGCCATCGCCGGTTCGTACGATGGCCGGACGGCCGTGCTGTCGCGGCTGGCGGTCGACGACCGCATGCGGCGGCGCGGCATCGGACGTCATCTCGTCGCCGCTCTACGTGATCAGCTGGCGGCACTGGGCGCCCAGGACGACGAACTCGTGGTGCTCGACGGTGGCGAGCGCGCCGACGCCTTCTGGCGGGCGCTCGGCTTCGAACGCGGTGATCCCTCGGCCTACGTCGTGCGTGACAAGAACCAGCCGGTCACACGGTCCGCGCGGTCGCCGCGAGCAGCCCCACAGCGTCGTCCTCGCCTGTGA